The Deltaproteobacteria bacterium region TGTCGACTGTCGCACTCTTGCTGAGCAAACCATCTATACGTACGCAACCGTCGCGAAAGCACTCCGCGCACTCTCTGGTTTTTCTACCTCGTCGAAGACTCCTATCCCCCAACTGCTACACCGCCAGGCGTGCCGTCGCCATGAGTTGCTCCCCAGTGGGAAGACGTCTGCTTACACATACAGTCTAGATCTTGCTCTGGTGCAAAAAACGCACACGCAGTTCTGGGCAGAAACAGCAGTAAAGTCATGTCTGTCAATTGCACCACTCGTGCACGATGCTTTCCGCAGCCGACGAGGGTTGCCTAAGTCTTGCGCTCTGATCTTGGCGGTTATTGAAGCTGGCCTCGTACGCTCGGATGCCGTCCTTGTTGAGCGCACGAGATTATCGCTGCGAACGGTCAAGACAGCACGTAAGCGACTCGCCGACGCAAGGCTGATCGAAAAGCGAGAGGGGAGCTGGCAACGGAGTGCGGTTGCTCTGGAGACCGTGGCGAAGCAGCGTGGCAGTGCCGGTGCCGCAGTACGGCAAAACATCGAACATGCACGCCAGCGTGAGACCTATTACGACCTGCTGCATTATCCCTCACGGTGGCGGAAGGCGCAGGGCATTCCGCGCATGCGAATGCCTGTGGGGGCTCCAGGCCCGATATGGGAAGGAGAAGATGTATTGCTAAGCAATATGGGAGGTTGGTATTCACAGGCTGAAAAACGAAGACTCATCAACTCCACGGAATCTTCATGGGAGGAGCAGTGCACGGTACGGAGGATGGACAGCGATGAGTATGAGCACGTGGGACTTTGTAGCAAACATAAAACCTCGGATGCGGATGCATATTGTTGAGGCGTGTCCGTGAGAGGCATCCGACACTTTGCAAAATCTAGGACCTGCCCCACACCGGCAATCAATTGCCGGTTACAGAAAAGAACGCATTCGCTTGGTTCCCCAGTGAGGGACATATTTATGTTATGAAGACACAAGAACACGCAGTTGCTGAAAAAACAGACCAGAAACAGCGTGGAAAGCCCTTTCAACGCGGCCGCAGCGGGAACCCCAAGGGTCGTCCACCAGGAGCCCGGAATCGCGCCACGGTCCTGGTCGAACGCTTGTTGGATGGTCAAGCCGAAGCCCTCACGCAGAAAGCGGTCGAGCTAGCACTTGGTGGCGACGTCACTGCGCTGCGCCTCTGCCTCGAGCGTATTCTCCCACCACGAAAACAGCGCCCGGTACGTCTGGCTCTACCAGCCACTGAGTCAGCGCAGGACGTATTGGCGGCCATGACGACCGTCATCGCGGAGACCGCAGCCGGCCATCTGACTCCTGACGAAGGCACCGCCTTCGCCTCATTGCTGGAGCGGCAGCGCCAGATGATCGATACCGCCGAGCTGGAAGGACGTCTTGAGGAATTGAGTGTCCGCTATGAGGAGTTGGCACTCAAGCATGCCGAGCGAGTGTCGTCGCGAAGCTACCGCCCGTAGAGAGCTAGGCAGTAGAAGAACCGACCTAGTGTTCTTCTCTTCGGTGGCGCTGGCTCTCGTATGGACATACGCCTTGGGACGCTTTATGGCCCGTACCCATTCTGTCAATTACCAACGAAGGAAGCCGTGCCAGCACTGCAGCGCAAGTCTTCGACATCGGCTGGTCACCACCCTCCCGCGACCAGAGGGTATAGAGATTGACCAAGGCATCGACACAACTATATAGTTGTGTCGATGCTCCCGTCCTTTGATGCTACTGGGAAGCTACCGCCGGGTATTTACTGGGCGACCTGGAGAGAGGTCAGGTCTGTGTTCGGGTTTACGCCCAGACGAGTACAACTCTTAACCGGACTGAGACAAGCCCTTGTACTTTTGAAGAGGGCGGGATGTCGGAGCGCGTATATCGACGGTAGTTTCGTGACAAGGAAACTGGAGCCGGCGGACATTGACGTCTGTTGGGCAATCGAACACGTCGATCCTGACAAACTCGATCCAGTGTTTCTGGACTTTTCGCGTTCACGCGCCGCGCAAAAAGCGCGCTTTCTCTGCGAGTTTTTCCCTGCGGATCTCCCCGAAGGACTGACCGGCAAGACGTTTCTCGAGTTCTTTCAAACGGACAAGGAGACCGGTGCCGCGAAAGGCATCGTCGCCTTGGACCTGAGAAGGTGGCAACCATGATTAAGAACGAGCGGCAATACCGCATCACGAAAGCACAGGCGGAAAGGTTCACCACAACGCTTCACGCTCTCACAATCACCCCGAAACATGGGGACCACCCACTACTCCACAAAGCGCAGCTTGACGCGCTCAAGAGTCAGTTGGGAGATTTACAACGCGAGCTCACCGAGTATGAAGTGTTGCGCTCAGGAAAACGCAAGGTCGTGGCCTTGGCCTCGCTCGAAGATCTTCCCAAAACGCTGATTCAAGCACGTATTGCGTCCGGCCTCAGTCAGGAAGAGTTCGCCGCCAAGCTAGGACTCAAGTCCCAGCAGATCCAACGCTACGAGGCGAGCGAATATCGCTCCGCCAGCCTGGAGCGGGTGACCGCGATTACTCGGGCGCTGGGCATCAAGTTGCGACAACCTGCCGAACTCCGCTTGGTGTCCTGACGATAGTTCTACTATCATGGCACGCTCATTCGCTCACCGCTCGCCATGCGTGGACTCTCTGCTCGCCTTCGCTGGAATACACACCTGAGGCCGATGGCCGTTTTTCTTGCGCCGAACATTCGTCGGTAAAGAAATTCGCCGGCTGGCCGACCTGTTCTTCAATTGCTACAGGAGAGCGGAGGAAACAGTCCTGACCGCAAAACCGGCAATCGACTGCCGGTGGCAGGAAACCTTTGCTCGTCGCCGAGAGGCGACGGGTGTTGGCGGTTCGAGTTTGCATCGTCATTCTCCTTCCCTGCCAGAGTAAATCCGAGACGAAAACGTGCATACAAGTGCCGACTTTGTGGCATTTTCGTGCGGTTTTGTGCTCAAAAACACCCCCTTTTTTTGAGGAAGCTATGGATTTCACTGAAGAAAAAAGCCCCACCGAGAAAATCACTCTTCGTACACCTAAAAGGCAGTCCCAAAAGCGCGGCAATCGGCGCGGGGTGCAAGAGTGGCTGACGCTCGACACGGCCACCGATGTGAAGCACTCTCTGCGGTGGCTGACCCAGTCGATGCGGGATGGGACCCTCCGGGTTCCTGACGGTGACGCAGTGTATAAGACTCGGCTCTGGCGCTTGGCCGCGCCTGGAAGCAAACGCGGTAAGACGTCGACCTGTATGAGGTCAGGCAGCGAAGCAGTTTTGTCTCACCCAATCGAGACACTCCCTCGGTTCCGCAAACGAACGCCGAGTTGCCCGCTCGATTTCTCTCATGCATTGTTCCTTGGACCAAAAACTCTCATCTGCTCCCCACTCGATAATCGCCTCAAGACGAGCTCCCCAGAGAATCGTCTCGGGTATCTCGCCGCCTTCGCTAGCTACTTGCACTGCTCTAAATCGTATGCCAAGGACTTCATCCCGTTTGAGCTTTGCTAGGTGCTGCTTCGCTTGTTCCGATGCCGAGGCACAATGGAAGAGAACATTAGCTGCAGCGTTCCGGATAGCAGGCGGTTGGGAAGCCAGTAGCCCCACAGCGTACTCAACCAGTCTGCCCGTGGGAAACCATGTCTTCTCTCGGAGTCGGAGAAGCTCCCCAATACAGTCCGCAGCGATCCTACCAGACTCCAGTTCACGAGTGATGAAATGGGCAATAGGCCCTGCGTCAGCGTCTTCAAGTTTGTTCGCTGCGGAGACAACGGTCTTCCAGAAGAGATCCTGATCGGAAATGTTAGTTTGGTTCTCGACCAAGTATAGAATAGCCAGCTGACCGAGATTTCCGATCACAGTTATCGCCATACTCTTACAATGGCTTCCGTCATCTGGTTCGGCCGCCACGCTGAGCAGGAAAGGGACGAGGTCTTCAGCATACTGCGGGTAATAATAGAGCATACAGAGAGTGTCGTAGCGATCCTCGGCTCGGGTCTTGCGCGCAGCCGAAAGAAGTAACTCGAACGCTGACCGTGTCTGGGCCTTGGCAAGAACATCTAGTGCAGCTTTCCTCACTACCGAATTGTCCGAGAAGAGCCTCTTCCCCAGAGCGGGGAGATCGTCCAAGAGGGCAGGCACCTTTCTCATAGCCTCCGATAGAGCACCAGCAAGGCCATCGACGGTCAGGGTGCCACAGACGGGGCACTTACGAATTACCGGATTTATCCAGTGGCATCTGCATGCCGAGCAGGTTGGTATTTCGTCATTCTCCTTTGCAATCCAAATAAAGTTATGTTTCCTTATTCTCTGTTTGGGATTCTGCGTGCTTTCGGTTGCCGACAACGCTCCGGAACGAAAGTGAATAGCGTACAGATCTGACTGGGGGGAGGCGGTGCCGCCAAGTAGAGCGTGCTGCTCCGCTCAGCACGAGTAATGATCGACGAGGCAGCGCAACACGCGCGGAGATACGATGACCGCCGCGATTCAAATCCATGTGCCAATCTGTGCCGAGCGACAATGACAGTACCGTTGGTCCGAACACTGGCGCATCCGTATGCCAGCCGATACCAGCCCCAGGATCATAACGTGCGACGATTACTTGATCGAAAATCTCGGGGTTCAGGTTCATCACGCCAGTACAGCGCTCACGAACAGTCTCGAGAAAAGGTGGCATTCGTAGACCTTCACAGACGCTTCTGGTGCTGGCCTCGTACCGCCATCCGAATGAGATCGTCTCACGCTTCGCGGGAGGGAGAGCGAGGCGGGGCTGAGGATGCGTCCACAACGCTTCATCGAGGCCGTGAATTTCAGCGATGATCGAATTCTCTTCCTGCAAAGACAGGAGAGACCGAATCACACGGAGACCTTCCGGGGCGGTTTCAGGAAAAGTCGCTTCTCCCATAAACTGTCGAACCTCCATCCTTATCCCATGACCGTCAATTAATATGACGGATCTGCAAACGTTTCATTTCTTCTGTGGCCGTCTCATGTTGGTGTGCGGACCGGAAGAAAGCCTGAACAACCTTGGCAAGCGCCCGACAAAAGCGTAAGGAGGAGAATCAAGAAGGCTAGGGAGCAGTATACCAGTTCGCTATTAACGCTGCGGAATGAAGGCTGTCATGGAAGAAAAGAAACTAGGGGCACGCACTCGGACGGATCAAGAAGTGTTAGCTATCCTCAAGGGGAAGAACGATGCAGAACGCGGAGAAGTAATTCGAGCGTATAGGGAAGAATGGGATCTATACGTCAGAAGCGAATTCTCGACGATTCCTGAAGGCGACTGTAAGGAAATTGTCGGCAAGATGGTCAAGAGAATATCAGATCGATCTTGGATAGCTCGGGATCGGCAGAAAGGATCTTTCGATGCTTTCTTGTATCAGTCGCTCCGTAGTCTCTGCTTGGATTTCTGTTCGTTAGCTATCCTCAAGGGGGAGGATGAAACAAAACGCGGAGAAATCATCCAGGCATATAGGAAAAAATGGGATCGCTACGTCAGAAGCAAATTCTCGAGGATTCTAGAAGGCCACCGTGAGGAAATTGTCGGCAAGATGTGCGAGAGAATCTTAGATCAATCCTGGCTGGCACATTATCGGTTTCAGGGTCCTCTTGATGCCTTCTTGTACCAATCACTCTACTACCTTTGCCTTGATCGTGTCAGAAAACCACCCGATATCAATGGAGATGATGCCATTTCCGCTATTGGAGATGGGGCCGATCCCAACAACGACATTCTTTCTCCCTTTCAAGCTCTTTCCTATAAACAACTGCGCCAACTCCTCGATCAACTGCTGGACCGATTCACCGCAACTCTCGCAGACTCAGAAAAAGCCAAAAGAGCCATACTGAAGATTTTGCTCGAAGAAAAGAAGCCTCAGCAAGTCGCAAGCGAAGAAGACATGACGGCAAATGCAGTGAGAGTCTTAAAAACAAAACTGCTGAAATTGCTCCGCTCTGATCCCCTTTTGCTGGAATGGTGGTTCAACGTTACTGGAAAGCCTTTTCTCGATGAAACAGGGCAAGTGCCTGCGGAATAAGTTCTTGCCGGAAATGATTTGCCATCTCTCCCCGTCTTTATCAGAGGCAGTGCAAGATATGACTCACGAACAAGCAATCGATATAGTATTGGAACAGGCGATACTCCAACCTAAGACCGATTCTCTGGTTGAGGACGCCAAACGACATATTACAACCTGTCGGCAGTGTTGGACTTCACTCGGCGAAGTCCATGAACTGCTATTTGACGAAAGCTTACCGGAACTGACCCAGGCGCAACGCTTACTTGCCTGTCGCGAGATCCGACCGCGTTTGTGGGAAGTCGCCGATGTTCCAGAAGAGCGTCTTGAAACAGCGGACTCCGCAATCGGCACCCATGTGAAGGACTGTAGCGAGTGCCGTGAGGAACTAACGGCTCTCCGGGAAGCTCTGGAGTACGATGGAATAACTGTTCCGCCAGAGCCTCGACCGAGAAGCCCAATGGAATCTTTCCCAATCGACCTGTCAGTTTCAGTATCACAAACCCAAGTGTTCGCCCCTAGAGGCGTCATCCAGGAGACGTCTGCAGCCGCTGCTTCATCAGAGCACCCAATAAGCGGCATCTGGCGCACTGCCGGTAAGCAGATCTTCGAACTTCCCAGTGCGCTTGTCATCGCCATCCACGCGGGGCTCGTAAGCCTGCTGCAACCTCCCGTCGGGGTCTCGGTAGAAGCGTTTGCGTGGGAACCGCAACGATCACGATCATTACGTGCAAGAGGCATCGAAGTAGAGGTGCCTGACCGTCTCCTCTTTGTCGTGGAGTTGACCGAAAGCTGTCATCTTCCTCTCGATGAGTCATTGCGTGTATCTCTCACTCAGCAGTCTTCCGCCGACTACCACCCCTTGGGGGGGGACACCATCTCCGCACAAAAAACACGAGTAGAGTTTCCTGAACTGACATCCGGGAAATACGCACTGGAACTTTTACTGAAACGGAAATCCAACGATGTTACCGTCCAGATTCCTCTCCTGTTGAAACAGCAAGAACCTGTATTGAAAGAGCGAAATCGCACCGTGCAAGTAACGGTCACACTCCCCGAGACGGACTATACAGTACGGCTGAAGTGGACGGCTACGAATCCTCCACCGGCAGAGATATCACAGGGGTAAAAGCTATGCCCGCAAGTGCAACTCTCCACGTGAATAAACTAGTGGAACGTCAAGGCTGGCTACGCTTTGAGTATCGTCCGGACGGCGTTGTGTGGCGGAAACTTGGTCCTGTCCAACCCGTCTACAGTAAAGAAGTGCCAGAAGCGACCTACACGAGGCTGATGCAAGAGGTGAACCGGGTCTTGCGTGAATCCGATCCTGAAACGCGTCCGGAAACGTTCGAGACATTGGGGAGATTACTCTACAACAACCTCGTCCCTGAAGGATTCCGTCCTCGCTTACTCTCGTACCACGGGGCGATCGATCTGTGGACGAATACTGTGGCCATTCCATGGGAACTCATCTACGATGGCGAAGAATTTTGGGGCAAACGCTATGCGCTCGGGCGGACCATACGGATGCCCTCAGACCAACCCCCATTGGCAAAACCTGCGTCTGCACAACAGCGACTTACCGTACTACTCGTCGCGGCCAATCCGTTGGATGACCTCCCGTATGCAGAGAAAGAGGTCAAACTCATTGCAGATATTCTCCCTGGAACGGTGTCCACCAAGGTATTGGTTGGTCCACGAGCGACGGACATTGAATTGATGGCTGAGCTGAATCGAGGAATCTACGATATTATTCATTACTCAGGTCATGTGGTTGTTGACCCCAATACGAGGCAAAGTGCGCTGCTCCTGAACGGAGGTATTCTTCTCAGCAGTTCCGTCCGTGACAACCTGCATGGTGCCCCTTTTGTCTTTATCAATGGGTGTCGCCCAGACCTCTTGGATGGGAATCCGAGCAAGTGGCACGTTGACGACTGGGACGAGATGAACCGGAACATTAGCGATGGTTTTATTTTCGGCGGCGCGATCGGTGTGATTGCCACATTGAACAAAGTCGGCGATCTTCAGGCCAAACAATTCTCCGAATGTTTTTATGAACTCGTCTTAAAGGGGGAACCTTTTGGCGAATCCTTGCGTGCCGCTCGTAGTGCAATTACCGAAGGAGCGGGATGGGCATCGTTTGTCCTCTTTGGCGACCCGAACCTTTCAATCCAACACCGAGTCCCAGAAGAACCCACTCCCGAACCTGCGCCCGATCCTCCCGCTCCTGCGGATGTTTCACTGTTTGCCTCGGATGGCTCTCTGAACGCAACCATCTTCCATGCAAACGCACGCGATATCCTTGCAAAAGCGGCGAAAGATATGCGGACCCTTGGAGATACGAAGATTGAGCCATTCCATCTATTCATGGGATTGACGAGAAGCCGGTCTTTTTTCGCTCTCTTTCGGCATATCAGTGGCGATCACGAGGTGAAGCTCGCGGCACTCCTCAAATTGCTTCGAGGCTTGGTTCGCCGGACCTACAACAAGAGTATCGAGGTGGAAAATGAAGAAGAAAGAGAACCGCTTCGGAACGACATCCACGAACAGACGCTCGCCATTCTTCGCGTTGCTCAGGACCTGGAACATGGGCAACTGATCGGGGAAAAGCACATACTCGTCGCGCTTCTGCGTAACGCGCCGGTAGAGCTTCTCCAGGTCATCGAACAGAGCGGCATAACGGTGTCCGATTTCTTGAGAAACGCAGAAACCTTCTCGTTTTCTTCAACTCAAAAGCCACTGCCTTCCGAGCGTGAAGTCTGGCGATATCTCAGGGACACGACGAGTGGAAAGTCTACGAAGGCGGAATCGGCCCCACTCGAACCGCATCCCCTCTTTACGGCGGAGGGTCGACTGCGCGAAGAAAAACTTGCTCCGGGGGTACGCGCCCTGCTCGAACTCGGCAGAGGATACGGGGAAGCGCTGCAAAGTGAGGCGCTGCAGACTCCGAGCCTTTTTCTTGCGCTCTTGGAAAACCCGGAAGGAATAACAAACGCCGCTGTCCACGCCCAGAATGTCGAGCCTGTCACGATTAGACGGGCTCTCTGCGATGACCGTTCGCCTGGAAGTCCTCGACGAGTGCGTCAACAAGTATGTTCGTCCAGGACGCTGCGTATCCTTCAGCACGCTTGCAAGGCAGCGGCGGCGGAGGGAAAACTGATCGGCGAAGCCCACCTCCTACTCGGGGTGTTGAGCGAACAAGATGGGCCGACGTTCAAGGCTTTGAAAGAATGTGGCCTCGATCCACGGCAAATACAATCGGCATGTCAATTGAACTGAGTGCCTTCTCGTGCTCAAAACGTTACGAGAAAAATTCGATCAGGTGACGGGACGTCTGCTCGGCTCAACCGTCTTGTGCCCAAATGGCGCGTGCAGTCATGTCGGGCCGGGGCTGACAACGGCGGGTGCCGGGGATTTCCCTGTGTGCGCTATCTGTCGCACCCCGCTTCCTGCCTCACAGCAGCATTCCTTGCCTCCCTTTCCCGTTGCCGTCCTCGGAGGGACCGGCACGGGCAAGACGGTGTGGCTGCTCCAGAGTCTTGCCGCACTTTGCAACGAGACAAAACACCAAGAAGGTCCAGAAGCGCGGTTCGCTCTCGCCGAACAGTACGAAAAGTTCTCACGGTCGCACGGCGGGCTCAAAATGGGCCGTTGGCCCATGACCACGTCGACAAATGTTCCGATAGCGCTCTGTGTCAACGTGACAACTTCCGGGAGCAAATCGCAGCTATACGTGTACGACCTGGCTGGAGTCGAGTGTCGCGAGGCCGCACGACTGCGCCGGCATCTCTATTTGCAACATGTTCGTGGGGTGGTCTTCATGATAGATCCCTTTGCACTTCCTCAGGTCCGGGAGAAATACGCCGCACAATTGAAACACACCCGGACCAACGTGCGACCTTCGTCAACGCCTGCGGAGGACATTCTCTCTGCGTTGCTGCAAACGCTCCATGAGGTTGGCGGACAAGACACGAGACAGTTAGCGGTCGCGGCGATTCTGAGTAAGACCGAAGCCTTCGACCTCGGACGCCAAATCGACGCTGCCGGAGCCTCGAACACGGAGCAGCACGCCTGTCGCCAAAGCCTCATTGCCTGGGGAGGCGGACATACGGTTCGTGCGTTAGAGCACCACTTCGCCTCGGTTGCCTACTTTCGCTGTCGGGTCGGCACCACCGGTCTCCAGAGTCCACACCGTCCGCTTTTGTGGCTCATGGGCATGGACCCTGAGCTCGGTTGATTGCTGTACTTTCCTACTCCATTTCGCACGGCGCTCCGTCTCTCAGTCTCTTCTTCTCTCCGTCATCCCTCGTCCCCACCCCTTGTCCCTTCGCGTCGTTCGAGTATCGTAACGACACAACTTTCTCCACGCCGCAACAAAGAAATGAGGCGACCGGGAGAAATGTTCGGTGCCGCGTCCCGTCTTCTTATGTCATGAACGGGCAACAGGAAGACGACGAGACCGAGGGACGGGGCGACAGAGAAACGGAGCGAACAGGAGACAGGACGAACGAGGGCACGATGGCAGTGAATAGCGAACTTGCAGCGTTGCAGCATGTGTTGACGGACCCCGCCCACGGCTATTTCTTTGATCGCTGGCGAGCAGTTAAACGACTGACCCAATTGGCGCGCGCTACCAATGGCGCTGCGCCTCCGCTCAACGATGCTGACGCCCGAGCCGTGATTGACGGACTCGTGACAGGCTTGGAGAGCGTCCATTGGGGCGTGCATCGACGCTGCAAACGAGCACTGGAGACCTTGCCCAGTCAACCGCTGATCGAGGCGGTTTGTGATCTCATTATTGAGCGCGAAGTCCTTCGCCTCCGTGATATTGCAGTTCCCGCGCACTACGAGCCACAAGAGACAGCGCAGCGGGCAGTGCTGAGGGGCCACCAAGACTAGGTCACCACCCTGGCGCTGAGTGCCGATGGGCAGACGCTGGCCAGTGGGAGTGATGATAACACGATCATTCTGTGGGACCTGTGGTATGCAACAGACGGTACAGGTCCCGCTCGGGTAGATGGGGCCAGCGGAGTTAGC contains the following coding sequences:
- a CDS encoding helix-turn-helix domain-containing protein, whose amino-acid sequence is MIKNERQYRITKAQAERFTTTLHALTITPKHGDHPLLHKAQLDALKSQLGDLQRELTEYEVLRSGKRKVVALASLEDLPKTLIQARIASGLSQEEFAAKLGLKSQQIQRYEASEYRSASLERVTAITRALGIKLRQPAELRLVS
- a CDS encoding alpha-ketoglutarate-dependent dioxygenase AlkB yields the protein MGEATFPETAPEGLRVIRSLLSLQEENSIIAEIHGLDEALWTHPQPRLALPPAKRETISFGWRYEASTRSVCEGLRMPPFLETVRERCTGVMNLNPEIFDQVIVARYDPGAGIGWHTDAPVFGPTVLSLSLGTDWHMDLNRGGHRISARVALPRRSLLVLSGAARSTWRHRLPPVRSVRYSLSFRSVVGNRKHAESQTENKET
- a CDS encoding CHAT domain-containing protein gives rise to the protein MPASATLHVNKLVERQGWLRFEYRPDGVVWRKLGPVQPVYSKEVPEATYTRLMQEVNRVLRESDPETRPETFETLGRLLYNNLVPEGFRPRLLSYHGAIDLWTNTVAIPWELIYDGEEFWGKRYALGRTIRMPSDQPPLAKPASAQQRLTVLLVAANPLDDLPYAEKEVKLIADILPGTVSTKVLVGPRATDIELMAELNRGIYDIIHYSGHVVVDPNTRQSALLLNGGILLSSSVRDNLHGAPFVFINGCRPDLLDGNPSKWHVDDWDEMNRNISDGFIFGGAIGVIATLNKVGDLQAKQFSECFYELVLKGEPFGESLRAARSAITEGAGWASFVLFGDPNLSIQHRVPEEPTPEPAPDPPAPADVSLFASDGSLNATIFHANARDILAKAAKDMRTLGDTKIEPFHLFMGLTRSRSFFALFRHISGDHEVKLAALLKLLRGLVRRTYNKSIEVENEEEREPLRNDIHEQTLAILRVAQDLEHGQLIGEKHILVALLRNAPVELLQVIEQSGITVSDFLRNAETFSFSSTQKPLPSEREVWRYLRDTTSGKSTKAESAPLEPHPLFTAEGRLREEKLAPGVRALLELGRGYGEALQSEALQTPSLFLALLENPEGITNAAVHAQNVEPVTIRRALCDDRSPGSPRRVRQQVCSSRTLRILQHACKAAAAEGKLIGEAHLLLGVLSEQDGPTFKALKECGLDPRQIQSACQLN